Proteins from a genomic interval of Zingiber officinale cultivar Zhangliang chromosome 1B, Zo_v1.1, whole genome shotgun sequence:
- the LOC122042456 gene encoding beta-galactosidase 11-like, producing MWHDLIAKAKEGGLNMIETYVFWNAHEPVYGQFNYEGNCDLVKFIKLVQSAGLYVTVRFGPFVQGEWNHGGLPYWLREVPDITFRTDNEPFKTHMERFVKMAVKKLKDEKLFASQGGPIVLAQIENEYNNIARAFPGSVDYIRWAADMAVNLQVGVPWVMCKQNDAPGSVINSCNGRNCGDTFMGPNSPTKPSLWTENWTAQYRVFGDPPSQRAAEDLAYSVARFFSKNGSLVNYYMYHGGTNFGRTGASFVMTRYYDEGPLDEYGLQKEPKWGHLRDLHAALKLCSKGLLGGTYSLQKFSPDLEARLYEIPENKVCVAFLTNTNTKFDGTLKFRGVDYFLPRHSISILPDCKTVVYNNQRINSQHNARTFDLSKDANNNKKWEMYQEPIPTAKGIKSQGPLELYNMTKDTTDYLWYTTSFLLDDKDMPFRHDIHPVIQVSCLGHVIHTFVNGEYMGSAHGTKIEKSFVFKKQISLRPGGNRIAILGLTVGMPDSGPYLEHRVSGLHTVTIQGLNAGTLDLSQSMWKHQVGLTGEKLGIFQEDKMNAVKWVEATSDIPIIWYKKYFDGPSGNDPVSLDMSSMGKGLVWINGQCIGRYWVNYLSPLGTPSQSMYHIPRAFLKPQNNLMVVLEEQGGKPEDIKITVVKRDNICTLVSQNYPPPVDSWSSSGENSNKPEAHLKCREKMVIRSVVFASFGNPSGICGNFTVGNCHSPNVKNMVEQACLGKPSCVLPVSAAAYSVDASCPGSTGTLAVHAKCARGGQRHGHAAAKVQ from the exons ATGTGGCATGATCTCATCGCGAAGGCCAAGGAGGGAGGATTAAATATGATCGAGACATATGTCTTCTGGAACGCCCATGAGCCTGTGTATGGCCAG TTTAATTACGAGGGTAATTGTGACTTGGTCAAATTTATCAAGCTGGTGCAATCTGCAGGGTTGTATGTCACAGTGAGGTTTGGGCCATTCGTCCAAGGGGAATGGAATCATGG AGGGCTCCCCTACTGGCTCAGGGAGGTTCCTGACATCACCTTCAGGACAGATAATGAACCCTTCAAG ACACACATGGAGAGATTTGTAAAGATGGCCGTGAAAAAACTGAAGGACGAGAAGTTATTTGCTTCTCAAGGAGGTCCCATCGTTCTTGCTCAG ATCGAGAATGAGTACAACAACATAGCGCGAGCCTTCCCCGGCTCCGTCGACTACATACGGTGGGCCGCCGACATGGCCGTCAACCTCCAGGTGGGCGTTCCGTGGGTGATGTGCAAGCAGAACGATGCTCCCGGCTCAGTg ATCAATTCGTGCAATGGAAGGAACTGCGGAGACACTTTTATGGGGCCGAACAGTCCCACCAAGCCTTCTCTTTGGACGGAGAACTGGACTGCTCA GTATAGAGTGTTTGGTGATCCACCTTCTCAGAGAGCAGCAGAGGATCTCGCGTACTCGGTGGCACGCTTCTTCTCGAAGAATGGCTCACTGGTTAACTACTACATG TATCATGGAGGAACTAATTTTGGGAGGACAGGAGCATCTTTTGTGATGACTAGATACTATGATGAAGGCCCTCTCGATGAATATG GCCTGCAGAAGGAGCCTAAATGGGGTCATCTGAGGGACTTGCATGCCGCACTGAAGCTATGCAGTAAAGGGTTGCTTGGGGGAACTTACTCTTTGCAGAAGTTTAGCCCTGACCTTGAG GCTAGGTTGTATGAGATACCAGAGAACAAAGTTTGTGTCGCCTTCCTCACAAACACCAACACAAAGTTTGATGGAACTTTGAAGTTTAGGGGTGTCGATTACTTCCTCCCTCGCCACTCCATCAGCATCCTCCCAGATTGCAAGACTGTGGTGTACAACAATCAGCGG ATTAACTCTCAGCACAATGCCAGGACATTTGATTTGTCAAAGGATGCTAATAACAACAAGAAGTGGGAGATGTACCAAGAACCGATACCTACTGCTAAGGGTATCAAATCTCAGGGGCCCTTGGAACTGTATAACATGACCAAGGACACCACAGATTATCTTTGGTACACAACAAG CTTCTTGCTAGACGATAAGGACATGCCTTTCCGACATGACATTCATCCCGTGATCCAAGTTTCATGCCTTGGCCATGTCATACACACCTTCGTCAACGGAGAATACATGG GATCTGCTCATGGAACAAAAATTGAGAAGAGTTTTGTCTTCAAAAAGCAAATCAGTTTGAGGCCCGGAGGCAACCGCATTGCAATCTTGGGATTAACAGTGGGAATGCCG GATAGTGGACCCTACCTAGAACACAGAGTTTCTGGTCTGCATACTGTCACCATCCAAGGCCTCAACGCCGGCACTCTGGACTTGTCACAGAGCATGTGGAAGCACCAG GTGGGATTAACAGGAGAGAAATTAGGTATTTTCCAAGAAGACAAAATGAATGCTGTCAAGTGGGTAGAAGCTACGAGTGATATTCCAATCATTTGGTACAAG AAATACTTTGATGGTCCCTCTGGAAATGACCCAGTCTCTTTGGACATGAGCTCTATGGGCAAAGGCTTGGTGTGGATCAACGGCCaatgcatcggtcgttattgggttaactaccttagCCCTCTCGGAACACCTTCTCAATCAAT GTATCACATTCCCCGGGCTTTCTTAAAGCCGCAAAACAACCTCATGGTGGTGTTGGAGGAGCAGGGCGGGAAGCCTGAGGACATCAAGATCACGGTAGTGAAGAGAGACAACATTTGCACTTTGGTTTCCCAGAACTACCCCCCACCGGTAGATTCGTGGTCGTCGTCGGGGGAGAACAGCAACAAGCCAGAGGCTCACTTGAAGTGCAGGGAGAAGATGGTCATCCGTTCCGTCGTCTTTGCCAGCTTTGGAAACCCCAGTGGCATCTGCGGCAACTTCACGGTCGGTAACTGCCACTCGCCCAACGTCAAAAATATGGTCGAGCAG GCCTGCTTGGGGAAACCGTCGTGCGTTTTGCCTGTGTCTGCTGCCGCCTACTCGGTGGACGCCTCATGTCCGGGGTCAACCGGCACGCTTGCAGTCCACGCTAAGTGCGCCAGAGGTGGCCAGAGGCACGGCCACGCTGCTGCCAAGGTTCAATGA